From a single Salvelinus namaycush isolate Seneca chromosome 14, SaNama_1.0, whole genome shotgun sequence genomic region:
- the LOC120059075 gene encoding tumor necrosis factor receptor superfamily member 14-like — protein sequence MVCLPSEQYFLLGFHLVLVFGKDCGPAEYKTSDGQCCPMCNKGLVVRRDCTLDSSTSCMPCIRGTFMNEANGLTKCFPCSPCDPGQGLFTQTECKPTSNTVCDVLDGFYCRSYSSNSECSFAVEHTHCSPGQSTKSPGTKTTDTMCEECQHGFYSQHGVNCTAWTGCAAMGRMKTEDGNSRQDVICNKVPSRSHTTLIASIILLLLGLE from the exons ATGGTATGCCTTCCGTCTGAACAGTATTTCCTCCTTG GTTTTCATTTGGTGCTTGTATTTGGAAAGGATTGTGGTCCAGCAGAATACAAAACTAGTGATGGGCAGTGCTGCCCAATGTGTAATAAAG GCTTGGTGGTCCGCAGAGATTGTACATTGGATTCCAGCACATCTTGCATGCCCTGTATCAGAGGGACCTTCATGAACGAGGCCAATGGTCTAACCAAGTGCTTTCCCTGCAGTCCCTGTGACCCAG GACAGGGCCTGTTCACTCAGACAGAGTGCAAACCAACAAGTAACACAGTCTGCGACGTTCTAGATGGATTCTACTGTAGAAGCTACTCATCCAACTCTGAGTGTAGCTTTGCAGTAGAACATACACACTGTTCACCGGGACAGAGTACTAAATCACCTG GAACAAAGACAACAGATACCATGTGTGAGGAGTGTCAACATGGCTTTTACTCACAACATGGTGTCAACTGCACTGCTTGGACTGG TTGTGCAGCAATGGGACGCATGAAGACTGAAGATGGAAATTCTAGACAAGATGTTATTTGTAACAAAGTGCCATCAAGGAGTCATACCACTCTAATAGCTTCaataatattgttattattaggcCTAGAGTAG
- the LOC120059069 gene encoding tumor necrosis factor receptor superfamily member 14-like isoform X2: MAQFGTLIWTIHIMLVLESIGSCIACGRAEYRIGDECCPMCSPGNRVHRHCTEFTSTSCVPCVDSTFLDEPNGLIKCKVCTNCDPGLGLMVKQPCTPSSDTVCGTLEGFYCLDPTKDGCRAAQRHRSCKPGQYISHTGTTSTDTVCSDCPGKTYSDGSLTSCQQHTECEFLEIKPGTPWSDSECGVASLPIVGIIAGVLMCFFLIATIAGVCLFIMIKRQMVRREIVRTRPNSDPQIPTQVCLEIYEYISSHCTTLCFLLTDILIYWASFPDRDYA; this comes from the exons ATGGCACAGTTTGGAACCTTGATATGGACT ATACATATTATGTTGGTGCTTGAAAGCATTGGATCCTGTATTGCATGTGGTAGAGCCGAGTACAGAATAGGGGATGAATGTTGTCCCATGTGTTCACCAG GAAATCGTGTACATAGGCATTGTACTGAATTCACCAGCACCAGCTGTGTGCCCTGTGTTGATTCTACATTCCTTGATGAGCCCAATGGTCTCATAAAATGCAAAGTGTGTACCAACTGTGATCCAG GTTTGGGTTTGATGGTAAAGCAGCCATGTACACCTTCATCAGACACTGTTTGTGGGACACTGGAGGGGTTCTACTGTCTAGACCCAACTAAGGATGGTTGTAGAGCAGCCCAGAGACACCGCAGCTGTAAACCTGGTCAATACATCAGCCACACAG GAACAACATCTACAGATACTGTGTGTTCTGACTGCCCTGGTAAAACTTATTCAGATGGATCATTAACATCTTGTCAACAACACACAGA ATGTGAATTCTTGGAAATAAAACCAGGAACTCCTTGGTCGGATTCAGAATGTGGAGTAGCCTCACTTCCCATAGTTGGAATCATAGCTGGTGTTCTCATGTGTTTTTTTCTGATAGCCACCATAGCTGGTGTTTGTTTATTTATAATGATAAAAAGACAAATGGTGAGAAGAGAAATAGTGAGAACAAGACCAAACTCAG ACCCTCAAATACCTACACAGGTATGTTTGGAAATCTATGAATATATTTCATCACATTGTACTACTTTGTGCTTTCTTCTGACTGACATTTTAATTTattgggccagtttcccagacagagATTATGCCTAG
- the LOC120059069 gene encoding tumor necrosis factor receptor superfamily member 14-like isoform X1, which translates to MDCEENISDLHILWLCIILLALYAGKQNIHIMLVLESIGSCIACGRAEYRIGDECCPMCSPGNRVHRHCTEFTSTSCVPCVDSTFLDEPNGLIKCKVCTNCDPGLGLMVKQPCTPSSDTVCGTLEGFYCLDPTKDGCRAAQRHRSCKPGQYISHTGTTSTDTVCSDCPGKTYSDGSLTSCQQHTECEFLEIKPGTPWSDSECGVASLPIVGIIAGVLMCFFLIATIAGVCLFIMIKRQMVRREIVRTRPNSDPQIPTQASPDQEIPMLSGGTGKDSSPRHSQGLDIL; encoded by the exons ATGGACTGTGAGGAAAACATTTCTGATTTGCACATTTTGTGGCTTTGCATCATTTTACTAGCCTTGTACGCCGGGAAACAGAAT ATACATATTATGTTGGTGCTTGAAAGCATTGGATCCTGTATTGCATGTGGTAGAGCCGAGTACAGAATAGGGGATGAATGTTGTCCCATGTGTTCACCAG GAAATCGTGTACATAGGCATTGTACTGAATTCACCAGCACCAGCTGTGTGCCCTGTGTTGATTCTACATTCCTTGATGAGCCCAATGGTCTCATAAAATGCAAAGTGTGTACCAACTGTGATCCAG GTTTGGGTTTGATGGTAAAGCAGCCATGTACACCTTCATCAGACACTGTTTGTGGGACACTGGAGGGGTTCTACTGTCTAGACCCAACTAAGGATGGTTGTAGAGCAGCCCAGAGACACCGCAGCTGTAAACCTGGTCAATACATCAGCCACACAG GAACAACATCTACAGATACTGTGTGTTCTGACTGCCCTGGTAAAACTTATTCAGATGGATCATTAACATCTTGTCAACAACACACAGA ATGTGAATTCTTGGAAATAAAACCAGGAACTCCTTGGTCGGATTCAGAATGTGGAGTAGCCTCACTTCCCATAGTTGGAATCATAGCTGGTGTTCTCATGTGTTTTTTTCTGATAGCCACCATAGCTGGTGTTTGTTTATTTATAATGATAAAAAGACAAATGGTGAGAAGAGAAATAGTGAGAACAAGACCAAACTCAG ACCCTCAAATACCTACACAG GCATCCCCAGATCAGGAAATACCAATGCTGTCTGGGGGAACTGGAAAAG ATTCAAGCCCCCGTCACAGTCAGGGACTCGACATTCTGTAA